A single window of Vigna radiata var. radiata cultivar VC1973A chromosome 4, Vradiata_ver6, whole genome shotgun sequence DNA harbors:
- the LOC106759209 gene encoding protein FAR1-RELATED SEQUENCE 4 isoform X2, with the protein MDSSVVVGSSISEPHHEMEFESHEAAYAFYKEYAKSAGFGTAKLSSRRSRASKEFIDAKFSCIRYGNKQQSDDAINPRPSPKIGCKASMHVKRRQDGKWYVYSFVKEHNHELLPAQAHFFRSHRSSDPLGNDVRVRRRKSSNAVSKLFSAYQNVDCLENFVKHQHDKGRSLVLEAGHAQLLLELFMHMQEENPKFFYAVDLNEEHRLRNVFWVDAKGLEDFTYFSDVVSFDTTYFTSKYKIPLVLFLGVNHHIQPTLLGCALIADETIFTYAWLLQTWLIAMGERAPQVLLTDQNDAIKAAVATFLPGTRHCFCLWHILEKIPKQLQILGAWHDSFMEKFNKCIYKSWNEEQFEKRWWKLVDSFSLGDVEWVRSLYDDRTYWVPTFMKDISFAGLSTSSRSECLNSLVDKYIHVDSSLREFIEQYRVILEDRHEEEAKANFDAWHETPDLKSPSPFEKQMLLVYTHEIFRKFQVEVLGAAACHLKKESDGVTTAYTVKDFENNQNYLVEWNTSSSDICCSCRLFEYKGYLCRHAIVVLQMSGVFSIPPKYILKRWTNAAMSRHPIGEKLEEVQSKVRRFNDLCRRAIILGEEGSLSEESYYMALGAISEALKQCVNFSNPVENGMRPDSSGTHVCNVEEEYRSIITSNNKAPGPKLNMGKKAVRTGVACRNQGSIENSGGDKGKVSLVEAGSGKDGFQHMELTDPRSQGVMPMQFHNVRGQVAIECERVCANLSILIF; encoded by the exons ATGGATTCTTCTGTCGTTGTGGGTAGCTCAATTTCCGAGCCTCATCATGAGATGGAATTTGAATCTCATGAAGCTGCATATGCATTTTACAAAGAATATGCTAAGTCTGCAGGGTTTGGCACTGCTAAGCTGAGCAGCCGGCGATCTAGGGCATCCAAAGAATTTATTGATGCCAAATTTTCATGTATAAGATATGGTAATAAGCAGCAATCTGATGATGCAATTAATCCACGTCCTTCTCCAAAAATTGGTTGTAAAGCTAGTATGCATGTAAAGAGAAGGCAAGATGGTAAATGGTATGTCTACAGCTTCGTGAAGGAGCATAATCACGAACTTTTACCAGCTCAAGCTCATTTTTTCCGGAGTCACAGGAGTTCTGATCCACTAGGTAATGATGTTCGAGTGCGTAGGCGAAAATCCTCAAATGCAGTTTCTAAATTATTTAGTGCATATCAGAATGTCGATTGCTTAGAAAACTTTGTGAAACATCAACATGATAAAGGACGGAGTTTGGTTCTAGAAGCAGGACATGCTCAATTACTTCTTGAACTCTTTATGCACATGCAAGAAGAGAACCCAAAATTCTTCTATGCAgttgatttgaatgaagaacaTCGACTAAGAAATGTGTTCTGGGTTGATGCTAAAGGCTTGGAAGATTTTACGTACTTTTCTGATGTTGTCTCTTTTGACACAACATATTTTACTAGCAAATATAAAATACCGTTGGTACTTTTCCTTGGAGTAAACCATCACATTCAACCAACATTGCTTGGTTGTGCATTGATTGCTGACGAGACAATATTTACCTATGCTTGGTTACTGCAAACATGGCTGATAGCAATGGGGGAGCGAGCACCACAAGTGCTTCTGACTGACCAAAATGACGCTATTAAAGCAGCTGTTGCCACTTTTCTTCCAGGAACACGCCACTGTTTTTGTTTGTGGCATATTTTGGAAAAGATACCAAAGCAACTACAAATTTTAGGCGCATGGCATGATAGCTTTATGgaaaaatttaacaaatgtATATACAAATCATGGAATGAGGAGCAATTTGAAAAGAGATGGTGGAAGTTGGTTGACAGCTTTAGCCTTGGAGATGTTGAGTGGGTTCGATCCTTATATGATGACCGCACATATTGGGTGCCAACATTTATGAAAGATATTTCCTTTGCTGGCTTGTCTACTAGTTCTCGTTCTGAATGTTTAAATTCATTGGTTGACAAGTATATCCATGTTGATTCTTCTTTGAGAGAATTTATAGAACAATATAGAGTGATTCTTGAAGACAGGCATGAAGAGGAAGCCAAAGCAAATTTTGATGCCTGGCATGAAACACCTGACCTGAAGTCTCCTTCCccttttgaaaaacaaatgcTGTTAGTCTACACACATGAAATTTTTAGAAAGTTCCAGGTTGAGGTGTTGGGTGCAGCTGCTTGCCATCTTAAGAAAGAAAGTGACGGCGTGACTACTGCTTATACtgttaaagattttgaaaataatcaaaactatTTGGTAGAATGGAACACCTCCAGCTCAGATATATGCTGTTCATGTCGTTTGTTTGAATATAAAGGTTATCTCTGCAGACATGCTATTGTTGTTCTACAAATGTCTGGTGTTTTCAGCATTCCACCAAAGTATATATTGAAAAGATGGACGAATGCTGCTATGAGCAGGCATCCTATTGGTGAAAAGTTGGAAGAGGTTCAATCAAAGGTGCGGAGATTCAATGATTTGTGTAGGCGGGCCATTATATTAGGCGAAGAAGGTTCTTTATCAGAGGAAAGTTACTACATGGCCTTAGGTGCCATCAGTGAGGCACTAAAACAATGTGTAAATTTTAGCAACCCTGTTGAGAATGGTATGAGACCTGATTCCTCAGGTACCCATGTTTGTAATGTTGAAGAAGAATATCGATCTATTATTACATCTAACAATAAGGCCCCTGGTCCGAAACTGAATATGGGAAAGAAAGCTGTGAGAACTGGTGTAGCTTGTAGGAATCAAGGAAGTATTGAAAACAGTGGAGGCGATAAAGGAAAG GTATCTCTCGTTGAAGCAGGTAGTGGGAAAGATGGTTTTCAACATATG GAGCTTACTGATCCGAGATCGCAGGGTGTCATGCCAATGCAGTTTCACAACGTG AGAGGCCAGGTGGCAATTGAATGTGAGAGAGTTTGTGCTAACTTGAGTATCCTTATATTCTAA
- the LOC106759209 gene encoding protein FAR1-RELATED SEQUENCE 4 isoform X1 codes for MDSSVVVGSSISEPHHEMEFESHEAAYAFYKEYAKSAGFGTAKLSSRRSRASKEFIDAKFSCIRYGNKQQSDDAINPRPSPKIGCKASMHVKRRQDGKWYVYSFVKEHNHELLPAQAHFFRSHRSSDPLGNDVRVRRRKSSNAVSKLFSAYQNVDCLENFVKHQHDKGRSLVLEAGHAQLLLELFMHMQEENPKFFYAVDLNEEHRLRNVFWVDAKGLEDFTYFSDVVSFDTTYFTSKYKIPLVLFLGVNHHIQPTLLGCALIADETIFTYAWLLQTWLIAMGERAPQVLLTDQNDAIKAAVATFLPGTRHCFCLWHILEKIPKQLQILGAWHDSFMEKFNKCIYKSWNEEQFEKRWWKLVDSFSLGDVEWVRSLYDDRTYWVPTFMKDISFAGLSTSSRSECLNSLVDKYIHVDSSLREFIEQYRVILEDRHEEEAKANFDAWHETPDLKSPSPFEKQMLLVYTHEIFRKFQVEVLGAAACHLKKESDGVTTAYTVKDFENNQNYLVEWNTSSSDICCSCRLFEYKGYLCRHAIVVLQMSGVFSIPPKYILKRWTNAAMSRHPIGEKLEEVQSKVRRFNDLCRRAIILGEEGSLSEESYYMALGAISEALKQCVNFSNPVENGMRPDSSGTHVCNVEEEYRSIITSNNKAPGPKLNMGKKAVRTGVACRNQGSIENSGGDKGKVSLVEAGSGKDGFQHMELTDPRSQGVMPMQFHNVVPSLFHNVSAPFHTTPSPHMHENR; via the exons ATGGATTCTTCTGTCGTTGTGGGTAGCTCAATTTCCGAGCCTCATCATGAGATGGAATTTGAATCTCATGAAGCTGCATATGCATTTTACAAAGAATATGCTAAGTCTGCAGGGTTTGGCACTGCTAAGCTGAGCAGCCGGCGATCTAGGGCATCCAAAGAATTTATTGATGCCAAATTTTCATGTATAAGATATGGTAATAAGCAGCAATCTGATGATGCAATTAATCCACGTCCTTCTCCAAAAATTGGTTGTAAAGCTAGTATGCATGTAAAGAGAAGGCAAGATGGTAAATGGTATGTCTACAGCTTCGTGAAGGAGCATAATCACGAACTTTTACCAGCTCAAGCTCATTTTTTCCGGAGTCACAGGAGTTCTGATCCACTAGGTAATGATGTTCGAGTGCGTAGGCGAAAATCCTCAAATGCAGTTTCTAAATTATTTAGTGCATATCAGAATGTCGATTGCTTAGAAAACTTTGTGAAACATCAACATGATAAAGGACGGAGTTTGGTTCTAGAAGCAGGACATGCTCAATTACTTCTTGAACTCTTTATGCACATGCAAGAAGAGAACCCAAAATTCTTCTATGCAgttgatttgaatgaagaacaTCGACTAAGAAATGTGTTCTGGGTTGATGCTAAAGGCTTGGAAGATTTTACGTACTTTTCTGATGTTGTCTCTTTTGACACAACATATTTTACTAGCAAATATAAAATACCGTTGGTACTTTTCCTTGGAGTAAACCATCACATTCAACCAACATTGCTTGGTTGTGCATTGATTGCTGACGAGACAATATTTACCTATGCTTGGTTACTGCAAACATGGCTGATAGCAATGGGGGAGCGAGCACCACAAGTGCTTCTGACTGACCAAAATGACGCTATTAAAGCAGCTGTTGCCACTTTTCTTCCAGGAACACGCCACTGTTTTTGTTTGTGGCATATTTTGGAAAAGATACCAAAGCAACTACAAATTTTAGGCGCATGGCATGATAGCTTTATGgaaaaatttaacaaatgtATATACAAATCATGGAATGAGGAGCAATTTGAAAAGAGATGGTGGAAGTTGGTTGACAGCTTTAGCCTTGGAGATGTTGAGTGGGTTCGATCCTTATATGATGACCGCACATATTGGGTGCCAACATTTATGAAAGATATTTCCTTTGCTGGCTTGTCTACTAGTTCTCGTTCTGAATGTTTAAATTCATTGGTTGACAAGTATATCCATGTTGATTCTTCTTTGAGAGAATTTATAGAACAATATAGAGTGATTCTTGAAGACAGGCATGAAGAGGAAGCCAAAGCAAATTTTGATGCCTGGCATGAAACACCTGACCTGAAGTCTCCTTCCccttttgaaaaacaaatgcTGTTAGTCTACACACATGAAATTTTTAGAAAGTTCCAGGTTGAGGTGTTGGGTGCAGCTGCTTGCCATCTTAAGAAAGAAAGTGACGGCGTGACTACTGCTTATACtgttaaagattttgaaaataatcaaaactatTTGGTAGAATGGAACACCTCCAGCTCAGATATATGCTGTTCATGTCGTTTGTTTGAATATAAAGGTTATCTCTGCAGACATGCTATTGTTGTTCTACAAATGTCTGGTGTTTTCAGCATTCCACCAAAGTATATATTGAAAAGATGGACGAATGCTGCTATGAGCAGGCATCCTATTGGTGAAAAGTTGGAAGAGGTTCAATCAAAGGTGCGGAGATTCAATGATTTGTGTAGGCGGGCCATTATATTAGGCGAAGAAGGTTCTTTATCAGAGGAAAGTTACTACATGGCCTTAGGTGCCATCAGTGAGGCACTAAAACAATGTGTAAATTTTAGCAACCCTGTTGAGAATGGTATGAGACCTGATTCCTCAGGTACCCATGTTTGTAATGTTGAAGAAGAATATCGATCTATTATTACATCTAACAATAAGGCCCCTGGTCCGAAACTGAATATGGGAAAGAAAGCTGTGAGAACTGGTGTAGCTTGTAGGAATCAAGGAAGTATTGAAAACAGTGGAGGCGATAAAGGAAAG GTATCTCTCGTTGAAGCAGGTAGTGGGAAAGATGGTTTTCAACATATG GAGCTTACTGATCCGAGATCGCAGGGTGTCATGCCAATGCAGTTTCACAACGTGGTACCTTCTCTGTTCCATAATGTTTCGGCCCCATTTCACACTACACCTTCACCTCATATGCATGAGAATCGTTAG
- the LOC106759210 gene encoding DNA damage-repair/toleration protein DRT100 — translation MGAARFMTGMLLLFMALSSGVRSCPPSDRAALLAFRAALHEPYLGIFNSWTGADCCHNWYGVSCDQETHRVADITLRGESEEPIFERAHRTGYMTGYISPAICKLPRLSSIIIADWKGISGEIPRCITTLPFLRIVDFIGNRISGSIPADIGRLQRLTVLNFADNQISGTIPASLANLTSLMHLDLRNNLLSGPIPRNFGSLRMLSRALLSGNRLSGPIPGSVSLIYRLADLDLSRNQLSGLIPQSLGKMAVLSTLNLDFNKLSGPIPVSLFSSGISDLNLSRNALQGNIPNAFGPRSYFTALDLSYNNLKGAIPKSISSASYIGHLDLSHNHLCGKIPLGSPFDHLEASSFVYNDCLCGKPLKPC, via the coding sequence ATGGGTGCGGCTAGGTTTATGACCGGGATGCTGCTGTTATTCATGGCACTCAGCTCCGGCGTGCGCTCGTGTCCGCCATCCGACAGGGCTGCGCTGCTTGCCTTCAGGGCGGCGCTCCACGAACCCTACCTCGGAATCTTCAACTCGTGGACTGGCGCCGACTGCTGCCACAACTGGTACGGCGTGAGCTGTGACCAGGAAACCCACCGCGTCGCCGACATCACCCTCCGCGGCGAGTCGGAGGAGCCGATCTTCGAGCGAGCTCACCGGACTGGCTACATGACCGGCTACATCTCGCCGGCGATCTGCAAGCTCCCGCGTCTCTCCAGCATCATCATCGCAGACTGGAAGGGAATCTCCGGCGAGATCCCCCGCTGCATCACAACCCTACCGTTCCTCCGCATCGTCGACTTCATCGGAAACCGCATCTCCGGCAGCATCCCCGCAGACATCGGCAGGCTCCAGCGCCTCACGGTGCTTAACTTCGCCGACAACCAAATCTCCGGCACGATCCCCGCGTCGCTCGCGAACCTCACGAGTCTCATGCACTTGGATCTCCGTAACAACCTCCTCTCCGGGCCCATTCCCAGGAACTTCGGTTCTCTTCGAATGCTGAGCAGGGCCTTGCTGAGTGGAAACCGCCTTAGTGGGCCCATCCCGGGCTCGGTTTCACTCATTTACCGTCTGGCAGATCTGGATCTGTCTCGGAACCAACTTTCTGGGCTGATTCCGCAGTCTCTGGGTAAAATGGCGGTGCTATCGACTCTGAATTTGGACTTCAATAAACTTTCTGGGCCCATTCCCGTGAGCCTGTTTAGTTCCGGGATCAGTGACCTAAACTTGAGCCGAAACGCTTTGCAAGGTAACATACCCAACGCGTTTGGGCCAAGGTCTTATTTCACTGCTCTTGATCTGTCCTACAATAATCTGAAAGGGGCCATACCCAAATCCATTTCCTCTGCTTCCTACATTGGACACTTGGATTTGAGTCATAACCATCTCTGTGGCAAGATTCCCCTTGGATCTCCCTTCGATCATCTCGAAGCGTCGTCGTTTGTCTACAACGATTGTCTCTGCGGGAAGCCACTCAAACCTTGCTAA